CTCTAGCGAAAGCCTTTGTGGAGATGGTGCGGCAGCAGGAAGCGTCTCGTCTGGACGAGTGGCTGGAAACCGCCACCAAGAGCAGCGTGACCCCGTTACGTACCTTCGCGGCAGGTAAGCACCTACACAAAAGTTCTTGTGAAGTTCTCAGGGCTAAGAGCCACAATCTGGCGAGGGTAAGGGGAGCAGCTTCCACAATTTCTTTTGCATGGCTACTTATCAAGCAGGACTACTCGGCAGTACGTGCAGCGCTCGAAACGTCCTGGAGCAATGGCCAGACCGAAGGGCGGGTGACAAAACTCAAGCTCATCAAACGCGCTATGTACGGCAGAGCAAACTTCGACCTTCTACGGCAGCGGGTGCTTCTGGAAGCCTAAGCACGGTTAATGAGGGAGAGCCGGTTTCTGGGGTCCACTATACCATCGCGTTAAGCCTCGGCTTCCTTCGCCGCCTCAAGAGCTTGGAGAAAACTCGCGTAGAGCTGCAAAATGCTTAGGCGCTCGTACTGCTCCTTAGGCGCATCGTTCGCATGCATCAAATGGATGAGGAACTGAAGCATACGCGCCTCAATATCCGGCCTACTGAGTGGCTGATTTTGCTTCTGGTCCTTTAACACATCAAACAGCAACGTCCCGAACGGTCGCGGATCAACCCACGGCCGCGCTTCGATCTTCAGAACGGGACACCCTTTCGTGAAGCTAAAGGGTGGCGCTAATCCCGCAGTTTGCAACTCCTCGGGGTTGAATCGCGTTCGGAGATGTGTGGTCATAAGGGTGTATTCGTGCAGTGGTTTATTGTCCGCCTGCTCCGGGGCTCGCATATAGACGTAGTGTCCATCGGTACAGTTGACGTGGCCGCCGTGAACGCCGAACAAAGCCGCATCGCGTACTGGTCTGTCGTTTTCAATCGTTTCTTTGAGCGGCTGACCTTGCATGTCTTTCGGACGCGGAACGGCAAAGTACTCGAGCAGGGTGGCCGGAAGGTCAATAAATTGCACCAGGCTCTCGCGTGTCTCACCCTCCATTTTGCTGCGCGGGTCCCAGATGAAGAGGGGGGTATTCGCGAGGAGGTTATACCAGGGCATTTTGAGCTTCGCCCACCAGTCGTGTTCGCCCAAAAGGAAACCATGGTCAGTACAGACGATGAGCATGGTATCTGCCCATAAGTCAAGCTCATCCATGACATCTATCACGCGTCCCAACTGCTCGTCGCACATGCTCACTAAAGCCGCGTATTCGTAACGAACATGCTCGACGAATTCTGCCGGTTCGCGGACCTGCGCGTAGGGTGGCCAGTCGAAGTGCGGACCCTCATACCTGTGCGGGTAGAGGTCCTTGTACTTTTGATGGGTGAAGAATGGCTCGTGAGGGTCAAAGGTCTCGATCTGCAGGAACCACCTGTTGGCAGTGGCGTTCGTACGTATGAAATCCAATCCCAAGGTGAACACTTGGTGTTGCGGTTGATCTTCCGGCTGTGGCATGTAGCTACGGTTGATCCAGTCTTGGACCCACATGCGCGGATTGTGGTCTTCGTTGAAACTGCTCTGGGCTGGTGTCTCGGGAGGTTCGACACGGCCCTTCCAGAAGTCTCCCTCTTGGCCGCGCACGAACTCCCAACTGCTGTAACGATTATGGTAGGTTCCGCCGCCGTCCTCGAAATAATGCTGATGGTCTGTCACCAGGTGCGTGTACACCCCATGCTTCTGAAGAATTTCAGGCATAGAATCATCAAACGGCTCGAGTGGTCCCCAGCTCCGGTGCAGAAAGTTGTACCGCCCGGTGTGCAGTTCACGGCGCGCTGGCATGCATGGCATGCTTCCGATGTAACTGTTGGTGAAAGTGATGCTGCGCTTAGCAAGGCGCTCGAAGTTCGGGGCGTGTACCCAATCACAGCCGTACGGCGGTAGCATATGCCGATTGAGTGAATCAAACATCACCATAATCGCTTTCATACATTCTCCCGATGAACTCTCATGAAGCTAGGTGACCTGCTCTATTAGTCGGCCCACTTCTCATGTTAGGTCATAGGAGCTCCAGCTCCTAGTGGATCAGGTAGCTTGGTGGTCAGGCTGGTCCAAAGGGGCACTTTAGGAGCCAGAGGCTCAGGCTCATAGTCGAAGGAACTATAGGGCCTGATGTGATTGTAGTTCTGCCACCAGTCCTTCTACGGGTATATTTGCTTTGCTTCAGCAAGGGTATGGAAAGCTTGTTACGATGGGCGCTCCATGAGCTCGAGGCGCTAGAAGAGCAGTCTGAGCAGCTTGGATTGTAATAGGCTAATTGGAGATGGGAAGGGTACGTACTATTAAGTTGGCCATGAACATTTTTCGACTTTCTATGCTAGTACTCGTGGCCTTGGCTTTAGCTTTGCTCCTCCAAGCCACTGCACAGGGAAAAGTGCCCCAGTCTACCGTCCCGCTCATCCCACAGGGGAGTTCAGGCTCGGAACCTAAGCCGCTTCTCCACGCTCATGCACACAATGACTATTTGCATGACCGCCCCCTCCTTGATGCGCTAGAACACGGCTTTACTAGTGTTGAGGCGGACATTTTTCTGGTTCTGGGCGTGCTGGCAGTGGCACACGAGGAGCACGAAATTCAGATGGAGAGTACTCTACAGACCCTCTATCTTGATCCACTACGCGAGCGCATTGAGGCGAACAGCGGTGCAGTCTATCAGAGCGGTCCGTCCTTTACCTTGCTGATTGATATCAAGAGCGATGCTGAAGCGACTTACCTTGCGCTGCATGAGGCGCTAGCGTCCTATAGGGACATCCTCACTACCTACGGGCCTAACGGGATGGAGGCGGGGCCGATACAAGTCATCATTTCGGGAAATCGCCCGCGCGAGCTGATGGCGACTCAAACTGTACGTTACGCCGGGTACGATGGCAGGCTAACTGATCTCGAATCCCCAGCACCCACCACCTTCATTCCCTTGATTAGTGACCGGTGGACCTCGACGTTCACCTGGAATGGTGAAGGGCCAATCCCGCCAGATCAGCGACAGAAGTTGCGTGATATTGTTGAGCGTGTGCATGCTGCCGGACGCCGCGTGCGCTTTTGGGCCACTCCGGATACACCAGGCCCGGCACGTGAGGCGGTATGGCAGGAGCTAATAGCAGCCGGAGTGGACCTCATTAATACCGATGACCTGCGGGCCCTGCAGCGATTCCTGGCAGATATAACTGATCAAGGAAGCTAGGTTGAACTTTACCCCTCTATCCAGCTCCCACTGACAACAATAAGCACCTGATCATTATGAGCCGCGTCTCTTTTAGGGAGGGAATACCTCTGCCCACTGCAGGGGCGTGTTAGTGGTGATCTGATCGGCTCCAGCGTCGAGCAGCACTCGCATCTCATCATCACGCGAGCCGTCTGCTAAGTGGTCCAGTGTCCACACATCGACCAAGCTATTAGGAAGGAGGTCATGGATGAAGGCTATGGGGTTGAAGCCGTCCCGCAGTGCCTGATGCACAAAATCCTTGCGAAGGTAAAACTCCGCTGCGGAGGGCACTAGGGAAAGCAAGGTCTCGACTCGATCCTCTAGGTAGTCGCGTGGCGAGAGCAAGGCGCGGTAACCAAGTGGGTGGTCATCAAGGTAGCCATAGGCGTTAAGTCGCGTGGGTAAGCGAACCAAATCATCAACAGGAGCGTCAAGATGATAGGCGAAGTCAAGACCAAGCTGGAGTTCCGGGTCCAGCCGGTGGAGAGCACGGAGATTCCAATCCCCCAAACAGCCAATTACGACACGCACGGCATCATGTTCACGTAATGGCTGGAG
This genomic interval from Deinococcota bacterium contains the following:
- a CDS encoding phosphatidylinositol-specific phospholipase C/glycerophosphodiester phosphodiesterase family protein, producing MHDRPLLDALEHGFTSVEADIFLVLGVLAVAHEEHEIQMESTLQTLYLDPLRERIEANSGAVYQSGPSFTLLIDIKSDAEATYLALHEALASYRDILTTYGPNGMEAGPIQVIISGNRPRELMATQTVRYAGYDGRLTDLESPAPTTFIPLISDRWTSTFTWNGEGPIPPDQRQKLRDIVERVHAAGRRVRFWATPDTPGPAREAVWQELIAAGVDLINTDDLRALQRFLADITDQGS
- a CDS encoding sulfatase translates to MKAIMVMFDSLNRHMLPPYGCDWVHAPNFERLAKRSITFTNSYIGSMPCMPARRELHTGRYNFLHRSWGPLEPFDDSMPEILQKHGVYTHLVTDHQHYFEDGGGTYHNRYSSWEFVRGQEGDFWKGRVEPPETPAQSSFNEDHNPRMWVQDWINRSYMPQPEDQPQHQVFTLGLDFIRTNATANRWFLQIETFDPHEPFFTHQKYKDLYPHRYEGPHFDWPPYAQVREPAEFVEHVRYEYAALVSMCDEQLGRVIDVMDELDLWADTMLIVCTDHGFLLGEHDWWAKLKMPWYNLLANTPLFIWDPRSKMEGETRESLVQFIDLPATLLEYFAVPRPKDMQGQPLKETIENDRPVRDAALFGVHGGHVNCTDGHYVYMRAPEQADNKPLHEYTLMTTHLRTRFNPEELQTAGLAPPFSFTKGCPVLKIEARPWVDPRPFGTLLFDVLKDQKQNQPLSRPDIEARMLQFLIHLMHANDAPKEQYERLSILQLYASFLQALEAAKEAEA
- a CDS encoding transposase, with amino-acid sequence LAKAFVEMVRQQEASRLDEWLETATKSSVTPLRTFAAGKHLHKSSCEVLRAKSHNLARVRGAASTISFAWLLIKQDYSAVRAALETSWSNGQTEGRVTKLKLIKRAMYGRANFDLLRQRVLLEA
- a CDS encoding glycerophosphodiester phosphodiesterase, with amino-acid sequence MLPRFLNYQGKQVLLKYHKLLTGRRTAPPNSLPAVREVVSGGAGVLEFDVSLTADGHFVLLHDLTLQRETTGVGPLRKRTLGEVKTVRLRDSDEPPADLQEVVGILRGIGRPTKVQVDLKELLPLGSHHAAALVEALQPLREHDAVRVVIGCLGDWNLRALHRLDPELQLGLDFAYHLDAPVDDLVRLPTRLNAYGYLDDHPLGYRALLSPRDYLEDRVETLLSLVPSAAEFYLRKDFVHQALRDGFNPIAFIHDLLPNSLVDVWTLDHLADGSRDDEMRVLLDAGADQITTNTPLQWAEVFPP